A stretch of DNA from Salvelinus fontinalis isolate EN_2023a chromosome 17, ASM2944872v1, whole genome shotgun sequence:
attattttcatcattgtgtcaagagatatagtactaaaacacttaagtgtctctcccgatcccaggccctcgcagagctgtgcagatccaggacagctaagccctggaggaatacgcagattcaaagaggagtccgtaatttgctttctaatggtcatgatcttttcctcaaagaagttcatgaatttattactgctgaagtgaaagccatcctctcttggggaatgctgctttttagttagctttgcaacagtatcaaaaagaaattttggattgttcttattttcctcgattaagttggaaaagtaggatgatcgagcagcagtgagggctcttcggtactgcacggtactgtctttccaagctagtcggaagacttccagttttgtgtggcgccatttccgttccaatttcctggaagcttgcttcaaagctcgggtattttctgtataccagggagctagtttcttatgacaaatgtttttcgtttttaggggtgcaactgcatctagggtattgcgcaaggttaaattgagttcctcagttaagtggttaactgatttttgtcctctgacgtccttgggtaggcagaaggagtctggaagggcatcaaggaatttttgtgttgtctgagaatttatagcacgacttttgatgctccttggttggggtctgagcagattatttgttgcgattgcaaacgtaataaaatggtggtccgatagtccaggattatgtggaaaaacattaagatctacaacatttattccatgggacaaaactaggtccagagtatgactgtggcagtgagtaggtccagagacatgttggacaaaacccactgagtcgatgatggctccgaaagacttttggagtgggtctgtggacttctccatgtgaatattaaaatcaccaaaaattagaatatgatctgctatgactacaaggtctgataggaattcaggaaactcagagaggaacgctgtatatggcccaggaggcctgtaaacagtagctataaaaagtgattgagtaggctgcatagatttcatgactagaagctcaaaagacgaaaacgccatttttttttttgtaaattgaaatttgctattgtagatgttagcaacacctccgcctttgcgggatgcacgggggatatggtcactagtgtaaccaggaggtgaggcctcatttaacacagtaaattcatcaggcttaagccatgtttcagtcaggccaatcacatcaagattatgatcagtgattagttcattgactatgactgcctttgaagtgagggatctaacattaagtaaccctattttgagatgtgaggtatcacgatctctttcaataatggcaggaatggaggaggtctttatcctaataagattgctaaggcgaacaccgccatgtttagttttgcccaacctaggtcgaggcacagacacagtctcaatgggtatggctgagctgactacactgactgtgctattggcagactccactaagctggcaggttggctaacagcctgctgcctggcctgcaccctatttcattgtggggctaaaggagttagagccctatctatgttggtagataagatgagagcacccctccaggtaggatggagtccgtcactccttagcaggtcaggcttggtcctgtttgtgggtgagtcccagaaagagggccaattatctacaaattctatcttttgggaggggcagaaaacagttttcaaccagcgattgagtgctgagactctgctgtagagctcgtcactccccctaactgggagggggccagagacaattactcgatgccgacacatctttctagctgatttacacgctgaagctatgttgcacttggtgacctctgactgtttcatcctaacatcgttggtgccgacgtggataacaatatctctatactctctacactcgccagatttagctttagccagcaccatcttaagattagccttaacgtcggtagccctgccccctggtaaacagtgtatgatcgctgggtgattcgttttaagtctaatactgcgggtaatggagtcgccaatgactagggttttcaatttgtcagagctaacggtgggagccttcggcgtctcagaccccgtaacgggaggagtagagacaagagaagactcagactcagactccgactcgctacataatggggaaaaccggttgaaagtttctgtcggctgaatgagcgacaccggttgagcattccaacagcatttccctccagaagccatgagaaagttgtccggctgcggggactgtgcggggggatttatactaacgttactatctgtacttactggtggcacagacgctgtttcttcctttcctacactgaaaatacccttgcctaacgattgcgtctgaagctgggcttgcagcacagctattttcgccgtaaggcgatcgttctcctgtatattatgagtacagcgactgcaattagaagacatcatgttaatgttactacttagcttcggctgttgaaggtgttgacgaaccatgtccagataaagcgtccggagtgaaaaggttgaatgagggaaaaaagttgcgatggaaaaactaaaaatataaacggtaattaaaaacagaaacaaaacaaaaaacgtaaagttgtcagctagcaaagtaaagtaaagttcgcagcaaatcgcacagcaacaaaacgcacagcaacacgtctgcagattcaacaggaagtgacgtctcaatcaactttaggagacggtcttggcgcttgctggactttcttgggcgccctgaagccttcttcacaacagttgaaccgctctccttgaagttcttgatgatccgataaatggttgaatTAGGTACaaacttactggcagcaatatccttgcctctgaagccctttttgtgcaaagcaatgatgacggcacatttttccttgcaggtaaccatggttgacagaggaagaacaatgattccaagcactaccctccttttgaagcttccagtctgttattcaaactcaatcggcatgacagagtgatctccagccttgtcctcgtccacacacacctgtgttaaccagagaatcactgacatgatgtcagctggtccttttgtggcagggctgaaatgcagtggaaatattttttggcgattcagttcatttgcatggcaaagagggacattgcaattcattgcaattcatctgatcattcttcataacattctggagtatatgcaagttgccatcatacaaactgaggcagcagactttgtgaacatttatatttgtgtcattctcaaaacttttggccacgactgtatatgttttgaccatgacagtttacaatctaaggtaacgccaagtcaTTTAATCagctcaacttgttcaacagccacaccattcattaccagattcagctgagatctagaacttagggaatgatttgtaccaaatacaatgctcttagttttagatgttcaggaccagtttattactggtcaCCCATTccaaaaacagactgcaactctttgttcaGGTTTTCAGTgatttcattagctgtggttgctgatgcgtatatggttgaatcatcagcatatatggacacacatgctttatttaagcatgcttatagagaagggcactgaacatgtactgcactgacacaaatgactgatgattggtaaATTGATTGATAAATTGATCATAAAAAGATTGtgagagctgtactgttagatttcagtgcagcctttgatattattgaccataacctgttgttgaaaaaacataTGTGTTTTGGCTTTTCAGcttctgccatatcgtggattcagaactatctatctaatagaactcaaaggggttttctttaaatggttgcttctctaatgtcaaacatgtaaagtgtggtgtaccgcagggcagctctttaggtcctctactcttttctattttactaatgacctgccactggcattaacgtctacttcatcacaatcccggatccgggagcacccccatcagtaaaaagacacaactttttttcccaccatttttttcctgcataggtagctatcacaatttcgaccaaataaagatataaatagccactaaccaagaaacaactacaTCAGACAGTCTGATGAAGACAGtctgatgacagtctgataacatatttattgtatagcatatgttttgttagaaaaatgtgcatatttcaggtataaatcatagtttaccattgcagacaccatcacaactctcaccaaagcaactagaataactacagagaccattgtgtattacctaaatactcatcataaaacatttctgaaaaaaacacagcgtacagcaaatgaaagacaaagatcttgtgaatccagccaatatttcagattttttaagtgttttacagcgaaaacacaatatagcattatattagcttactacaatagccaaccacacaacagcattgattcaggccaacaatagcgataacgaataaaccagcaaaatatattaattttttcactaaccttctcaaacttcttcagatgacagtcctataacatcatattacacaatacatatagagtttgttcgaaaatgtgcatatttagcggcacaaatcgtggttatacaatgagaaaagtagccaagctgccaacaatatgtcgggagaaatcttgggagaggcatctaatctaatcattaactaatcataaacttgactaaaaaatacaggttggacagcaaatgaaagatacattagttcttaatgcaatcgctgtgttagatttttttaattaacgttactacgacatacagcgtgcgttaaagcgagaccgcaccgaaattaatggcggaatatgagtttaacatttttcaacagaacaacgaattaacatcataaatagttcttactttttgatgagctcccatcagaatcttgggcaagttgtcctttttccaaaagaatcgttgctcggttgtagattgtcgccttcaacgttggaattagcagtaaacattagccatgtgggccagacgtgcccaagTCCCTAGAacacagcacaaataaatacccgaaaatcgcaatatactgatataaactgatataactcggtttaaaataacaacattatgatgtctttaacacctatatcgaataaaaacagagccggatatatctaagggctataacgggagctttctagaacgacatcctgaggtcctttttgcgtcatggcgaagagaagaaagggagaacaccacgttgccagcccatttataaggcctctgtaacgggtgacgctctcctcatcctcggacgaggtgaggagagaaggatcttctgaccaaaacgcagcttgtgggaaataagccatctttattataacaacgatgatggcaaacacgaaacgaaacaaacactttccaaactacaaaataacaaaacgacgttgacgaaacctgaacataaacttatataactaaacataaacttacgtacaggaaacagacgacatcgaaacgaaaacgaaacaaacaaacgctacagtccagtgtggtacgaacaaacatactgacacaggagacaatcacccacaaacaaacagtgagaatgccctacctaaatatgactcttgattagaggaaaacgcaaaccacctgcctctaatcaagagccataccaggcaaaccaaaaccaacatagaaacagataacatagaatgcccacccaacctcacgtcctgaccaactaacacacaaaactaacataaataggtcaggaacgtgacagcctcagatctgcctagcaactccatttcaattctcactattcgctgacatccaggggaaggcgtatgcagtgcatctcaaccaatagaagacaggcaaattaataaaccgacctcagaacaacctgcagatttcagcattctcacatcctcataggaaaattgctccaactcgagttctgttttactcacagatataattcaaacggttttagaaactagagagtgttttctatccaatagtaataataacatgcatattgtacgagcaagaattgagtacgaggcaggttaatttgggaactaaatttttacaaagtgcaaacagcacaccttattgagaaaaggttaatttcttgtcaatacggggggcgctgttttcactttggaaaaaatcgtgcccaaattaaacggcctcgtactctgttctagatcatacaatatgcatagtattattactattggatagaaaacactctaaagtttctaaaactgtttgaattatatctgtgagtaaaacagaactcatttggcagcaaacttccatacaggaagcgaaaaatctgaaaacaaggctctgtttcagggcctgcctattcaactggcttttatttatcgatatgcatgcacttcatacgctttccactagatgtcaacaggcagtggaaggtggaatggggtgtctagcttgatctgaggccgaacaagagcttttggagtgacaggtccggtattttctttgtcttcgacggcgcgcgagggacctcgacattgtcttctgaaaagcggtATAAaagttcggtatacacggcgaatatctccggctctgattatatttgatacatatgataataacatcataaagtgtTAATAAGCCTCATAAaggctcactgttcgttgttgacATTTCCTGTGAAGTTcgccaatgaagtaatcatttcaataattggcaacatcaaatagTTTTGTGataaataagccatctgattcgattaaagttttgcagtaagtcagccagtcagatgtgaaGCCAGACTTATAAGCctctccttttgccccatctctgtGAATGATTGATAAGGGCATTATAGAGGGGCCCAAACAGGCTGTATGGACAGGGCAGGCCTGTACAAAAAAGGCTTTGCACGGTCTGTGTTGCTAGAGTCCCCCTAATTAACTGGCGATGACAGATGATGTTTCATGCAGGCGGCTACGCAGTGACACGACCACGGTCATGGGTCAATAAAATGCAAAGGAAGGCTCTGTTTTGAATTGTTTAGTTACAGGACAAAAAAGGAAGTCTATGCTTCCCGAAAAGCACCcgagcctagtgtttagagcgttgggtcagtaaccgaaaggttgctgaatcgaatccatgagctgacaaggtaaaaatctgttgttctgcccctgagcaaggcagttaacccactgttccacggGCACCGAAGACATGGGATGTTGATTTAACGCAGCCCCCCAcacctgattcagaggggttgggttaaatgcagaagacacatatcagttgtacaactgactaggtatccctctttccctttaggtcactactactaccagggaCCAAAGTAAGCTGTAAACTAAAAGAGGGAAGGTGAACTTTAATATTTTACTGATCATTTGAATAATGACATCCTACTACTGTTTCTGTTCCTCCTCCAATCCTCTCAGACTTCAACAATGATGACTTCCTGTGTAAGTCTGACCTGGAGAAGACGCTGAACAAGCTGACGCGGAATGAGCTAACGGAGGACGAGGTCAGGATGGTATGTGAGAAGGTGATCGACGAGGCCGACCTGGACAACGATGGACGTCTCTCACTGGAGGACTTCCAGCACATGATCGTCCGTGCTCCAGACTTCCTCAGGTCTGTGACCTGACAAGGGAAAAGTTCAACGTTAAACTTGAATTGCAGTAGTTGTAACCTAACCAATGGTCAAGCGTTTTTTTTCTAGGCAGTTCTTTAACTTTCATTTAGccaaacaactgggaactcagaaaaaacatgatctctgactgggaaaatcatgacatcagtgatctttaGGTCAGAGAAGTCAGAGCTCTAAGATGATGTCAGAGTTTTTTACTTgtaattctgagttggatgactgttcaaaacaaTTTTTCGCAGTTGGgtgttgtcttgaacgcactgaagtcggaggtTTCCCTGTTctgagttgtcttgaacgcactgaagttgaaggtttcccagttctgagttgtCTTGAACGTACTGAAGTCGGAggtttcccagttctgagttgtCTTGAACGTACTGAAGTTGGAggtttcccagttctgagttgtcttgaacgcactgaagtcggaggtTTCCCAGTTCTGaattgtcttgaacgcactgaagtcggaggtttcccagttctgagttgtCTTGAACGTACTGAAGTCGGAggtttcccagttctgagttgtcttgaacgcactgaagtcggaggtTTCCCAGTTCTGaattgtcttgaacgcactgaagtcggaggtttcccagttctgagttgtCTGGAACACAGTGAAGTCGGAGGTTTCACAGTTctgagttgtcttgaacgcactgaagtcggaggtttcccagttctgagttgcCTTGAACGTACTGAAGTCGGAggtttcccagttctgagttgtcttgaacgcactgaagtctgaggtttcccagttctgagttgtcttgaacgcactgaagtaggatgtttcccagttctgagttgtcttgaacacactgaagtcggaggtttcccagttctgagttgtcttgaacgcactgaagtcggaggtttcccagttctgagttgtctggaacgcactgaagtcggaggtTTCCCAGTTCTAACATGTTGACTTTTCTTCCACAGCACCTTCCATATAAGGATATGAAGACTTAAGAGATGCCATGGACACTATCACCATGGATCCAAACATGTTCTCTACCAAAGATGTTATAGGGACCTTTAAAGTGTGCACTATGCAGGCTTAGGCTAGTTGTTTTTTTACTTTGATGTAGGCCGGAGACAGCCCACTGACCTGTTGACAGCTGAATAGTCTATTATTATAGACCTATTGTAGCTATCAGGACAGGGCTCATTAGCTATGACGGCCAACAGTTGATTTGTA
This window harbors:
- the LOC129814517 gene encoding calcium and integrin-binding family member 3-like, with product MTDDVSCRRLRSDTTTVMDFNNDDFLCKSDLEKTLNKLTRNELTEDEVRMVCEKVIDEADLDNDGRLSLEDFQHMIVRAPDFLSTFHIRI